The genomic interval ATGGAAAATGTTGAACTTCATCCTTCAATACTATTTGGAGGAATTGCTCCAAAAGGAAATGGCGTGACAAAAAAAATAAAGGTTGATGATACTCTTTCCATAGGAATAAATAAAATAAATGATGAAAAGCTTGAGATAATACCTCTAAAAGGCCATTCTATAGAACAAATTGGTGTCATCACTCCTGATAGAGTATGTTTTCTTGGAGACAGTATTTTTAGCACAGCTATTCTTGAAAAATATTCTATACCATATCTATATAGTGTTGAAGAAGAATTAAAGACTCTTGAATATATAAAGGAAATAGATGCAGATATATTTGTACTGGGGCATTCTGAAACTACATTTTCTAAAGAAGAAATTGTAGCTTTAGCACAAAAAAATATCAATCATATAAATAAACTCCTTGAAGAATATTTAACTGTACTTGAACAGCCTCAAACAAAAGAAGATTTACTTCAAAATATAATCATATTAAATGAAATAGACAACACAGACTATATACAACATCATCTATATCTATCTTCTACCTCTGCTTTCATAGCAATATTATATGATAGAGGTTATATTGAAAGCTATATAGAAGACGGAAAATTGTATTATTTCACAAAATAAAGGATTCAAACATCCCTTCCATAATTGTTATATGAAAATTGGGCAAAATATATTATATGACAAAAAGGATGGGATGGATTTGAAGCTTAAAGACAATTTCTATCATAAATATAAAAATAAAAGATGGTTTGAATTTTTAGATGAGCTCTTATATAGGATAAAAGATGATGAAGTTCCTGCTATAGGAGGACAATTGACATATTTTTTAATATTATCTATTGTTCCTTTTTTGATGTTTTTTCTGAATTTGTTGAAATATACTTCTATTAGTGGATTAGAAATATCAGACAATATACTTATAACAATTCCATTAGAAACCCAAGCTCTATTTGAAAATATCATAAAAGAAACAATAAACTCAAGCTCCGAAACCTTATTGTCTTTCAGTATACTGCTTTCCATTTGGACTGGTTCTCTAGGTATAAATTCCATGATAAAGGCCATCAATAGAGCCTACAACGTAGAGACAAAAAGGCCTTATTGGAGAGCAAGAGCCTTATCTATTATATTCACCATCGTATTGGCCTTCTTGCTTGTATTGGTATTGGCAATGCTTGTATTCGGAAAAATCATTGGTGAAAAAATCTTCACAAAGTTTGG from Sporanaerobacter acetigenes DSM 13106 carries:
- a CDS encoding MBL fold metallo-hydrolase, whose protein sequence is MELTKLNGNTYYIENNTNIGVFTYKNKNCLLVDTGFTNTVARKIEEVLKSNGLHPKYIINTHNHLDHCGGNVYLTENYPGCITYTSEKEKLFMENVELHPSILFGGIAPKGNGVTKKIKVDDTLSIGINKINDEKLEIIPLKGHSIEQIGVITPDRVCFLGDSIFSTAILEKYSIPYLYSVEEELKTLEYIKEIDADIFVLGHSETTFSKEEIVALAQKNINHINKLLEEYLTVLEQPQTKEDLLQNIIILNEIDNTDYIQHHLYLSSTSAFIAILYDRGYIESYIEDGKLYYFTK
- a CDS encoding YihY/virulence factor BrkB family protein, whose translation is MKIGQNILYDKKDGMDLKLKDNFYHKYKNKRWFEFLDELLYRIKDDEVPAIGGQLTYFLILSIVPFLMFFLNLLKYTSISGLEISDNILITIPLETQALFENIIKETINSSSETLLSFSILLSIWTGSLGINSMIKAINRAYNVETKRPYWRARALSIIFTIVLAFLLVLVLAMLVFGKIIGEKIFTKFGATHVFYHIWEFLRMIIPIVAMITIFALLYKLSPPHEENLNLKFNETLPGAIFASLGWIIASMIFSFYANNFGNYSKIYGSLGGIIILLIWLYIANIVIILGGEINGTYTYFKKKK